The proteins below are encoded in one region of Pseudonocardia sp. DSM 110487:
- a CDS encoding inorganic phosphate transporter, with product MDVTVIVVVVVATALIFDFTNGFHDTANAMATSIATGALSPRMAVTVAAILNLVGAFLSVEVAKTISSGMVDESRIGPVVIFAGLVGAILWNLLTWLLGLPSSSSHALFGGLIGATLVAAGTNAVYFGAVLTKVVIPAVISPILAGVVALAATYLAYRITARADGGTVTRGFKAGQIVSASMVALAHGTNDAQKTMGIITLTLITAGVLAPESSPPFWVILSAGLAIALGTYLGGWRIIQTLGKRVSEIQTPQGFAAETSATAVILASSHLGFALSTTQVATGAIFGAGAGRRLASVQWSVAGQMAVAWVLTLPAAAAVGAAAAWLASTGTVGTIIVGLVAAAIAAGIYAASRRRPITAENVNDVPAPKAPAPAAV from the coding sequence ATGGACGTCACCGTGATCGTCGTCGTGGTTGTCGCCACGGCCTTGATCTTCGACTTCACCAACGGGTTCCACGACACCGCGAACGCGATGGCGACCTCGATCGCCACGGGCGCTTTGTCCCCGAGAATGGCGGTGACGGTCGCGGCCATCCTGAATCTCGTCGGAGCGTTCCTTTCCGTCGAGGTCGCCAAGACGATCTCCAGCGGAATGGTCGACGAGTCCAGGATCGGCCCGGTCGTGATCTTCGCAGGACTCGTCGGCGCGATCCTGTGGAACCTGCTGACCTGGCTGCTCGGCCTCCCGTCCAGCTCGTCACACGCGCTCTTCGGCGGGCTCATCGGAGCGACGCTGGTCGCGGCGGGCACCAACGCGGTGTACTTCGGGGCGGTTCTCACCAAGGTCGTGATCCCGGCCGTGATCTCCCCGATCCTCGCCGGCGTCGTGGCCCTCGCAGCCACGTACCTGGCCTACCGGATCACCGCGCGCGCCGACGGCGGCACCGTGACCCGCGGGTTCAAGGCAGGCCAGATCGTCTCGGCGTCGATGGTCGCGCTCGCCCACGGCACGAACGACGCCCAGAAGACGATGGGCATCATCACGCTGACCCTGATCACCGCCGGTGTGCTCGCCCCTGAGTCGAGCCCGCCGTTCTGGGTGATCCTCTCCGCGGGTCTCGCAATCGCGCTCGGCACCTACCTCGGCGGCTGGCGGATCATCCAGACGCTCGGCAAGCGGGTCAGCGAGATCCAGACCCCGCAGGGCTTCGCCGCCGAGACGAGCGCGACGGCGGTCATCCTCGCCTCATCGCACCTCGGCTTCGCGCTCTCGACGACGCAGGTCGCGACCGGCGCCATCTTCGGCGCCGGTGCCGGTCGCCGGCTCGCCTCCGTGCAGTGGAGCGTCGCGGGCCAGATGGCCGTCGCCTGGGTCCTCACCCTCCCGGCCGCGGCCGCGGTCGGCGCCGCGGCGGCATGGCTCGCCTCCACCGGCACGGTCGGGACGATCATCGTCGGGCTGGTCGCCGCCGCCATCGCCGCCGGGATCTACGCCGCGTCCCGGCGCCGTCCGATCACGGCCGAGAACGTCAACGACGTCCCGGCCCCGAAGGCTCCCGCGCCCGCCGCGGTCTGA